CAAGTAGTCTTAAAAATGCAAGCTTTTATCCAAAGTCTATGTCCTACTTTAAGAATCAATGATAGGTGCAGAAAAATTGAATGACAAAAGATGTTGTGTTCAAACTCACAAATCCCTGTAGTATTTATAAATTGTATGAATTctacttaaaaattaaacactgggttttaaaagtcaaatttttCTATACACATCTTATCAGAATTGTCCCTGGAAATCTTCATCAAATCCATTGGGAATCCGTTGGTTtaggtgtgcatgtgtatatctgtgtgtgtgtgtgtgtgtgtgtgtgtgtgtgtgtgtatttttttcctactttcacAAAGGTGAgagttttgtttattgtttcacCATCACAAAGCACTGGATCCTTTATTGTCTGGTACACAATAACAATTTTGTCTCTCTATTTAAGGTCTTCATTAACAGCTTTGTTGTGCCCATCAAGTGTCTGCCCGCTACCCACTCTCAAAGCCAATGCTGCGTGTTTTAAACTTCTGTTACTTCAGGATTAAGctgataacatttttttcttacatgtaaATATTGCATGTAATATGACACATTCAGACTTAGTGGCAGCTTTTCATagcaatttatgatttttttcacaaCAATCTGTACATTGCCTGAACTCCACTGTGTCGTTCTCACTTGGAATCTCTCAAGATGATGGCATGATAATAGAAACAGATATAAGTTATGGACTCTTCTAAGAACTGTCCAACCTGACTTTGTATTCACAGCTGTTGCACCTCTCAactttaatggaaaaataaagagaagggtggattcttgaggggagtgGCAGAGCCATATAGTAGAAGAGCCTGTGAAATGATAGATACAGTTATAGCTCGGTTGGAAAGTAcagtttggccaggtgtggtggctcatgcctgtaatcccagcactttgggaggccgaggcaggtggatcacaaggtcgagagttcaagacctgcctgaccaatatggtaaaaccctgtctttactaaaaatacaaaaattagccaggcatggtggcatgtgcctataatcccagctacttgggaggttgaggcagaagaatcgcttgaacccaggaggcgatggttgctgtgagccgagatggcaccacttcactccagcctgggtgacagagcaagactccattaaaaaaaaaaaaagtgcagtttGTCACTCAACTTCCTCTCTCTTTCATCATAAATAATTCTTTAATTCATACCTCCCCTCTAGGGTTCAATACTATGACTCCAACCATCTCTACCACTGCTCACCAATGAATATTTTTCTGGGTTCCCATAGCTTGGATATTATTGATCTACTGTAAATTTTGTGAATTAATTTAGTATATCTCAAAGTTTCAATACACTTTGGCTTGAATAGAGAGAGACTTTTAGAGATGCTTGACATCCAGGACACACCATCAGGCATTGCTTACTTTCCAAGACAATATTCCTTGTTCCACACAAACAGCaattttttcacataattttaaaaaaatagcttttctgCTGCCTCTTGCTCTATTTTGAAACAATTCTTAATCCAATCCAGACACTTTTCCAAAATCAAAGGTAGATTGGACACAGGTTGAAACTGTAAGACACAAAGAGAAAATACGTGCtcagatattttttctaattaaatactCCCAACAACCATTCATTTATCAGTTCACATTCCCATCTACTAGAAATCATTATAACCACGTTGGCATCTGGTGATGAAATATATTTCAACTAGACAGGCTTTACAAGAGGTCCTTAATGAAGTGCTAATATGGATTTGAAAGAACACCTGTTACCACAAAAGCACACTTACACATATAACCTATAGGAAATATATAAAGCAACTAGCAACCAAGTTTATGTAACAACCAGATAACAAACATCATTTTAAGCACTTTATGTTTATATTCTAggattaaaatgaatatttcaagTTTCATTGTAgtataattcatataaaaatttgcacatatttaatatatacattttgatgagtttggacattTGCATATATCTGTGataccatcatcacaatcaaggtAGTAAACATGCCCCTCACTTCCAAAAATTCTTCgtgttctgtgtgtgtatgtgtgtgtgcgtgtgtcagTTAGTTTATGTTATGTCCATACAATCCTCCTTTAAGGTAATTGTTTCTGTCTCCATTCAAACATGAGGAAAATTAGGTTCaggtaatttaaacatttttattaatctttttataaCATTCAGCTAATAATCGAATCAAAAGTCAAGCCTACAGCCTTCCATACTATGGATACATTACAAGTATTGAGttaaagtaaaatgaacaaatagataaatggataaatacataAACAGATCTCATATCTTCTTTGGATCCAGGGCAGGTGGGGTAGGAGAGCTGAAAATGTTCTCCACTAGTATATTCCATTTTTTGCTTAAAGAGCACTACTTTATATTGTTTGGAGAATTAACTCCTTTAGTCTATTCATCATGTATCTTTCTGCTAAAAGTCTATAGACGGAATCCTAAATCCACAAAGTatacaaaacaattttattataaatacattttagtcTAGAATGAGAATTTGATCCAATATTTCTCAGTACTTCTGGTAAAGGCAGACAGGATTATATGAATAAGGATATCATCTCCCTGGAAATCTAAGGATATCCTCTACCTTtcagcaggaaaacaaaaaacctgtaacCAAACTCAGCTTCCCACTCAACCAGGTGACCTGCAAGGTCTCCACATTTTGGAAAGCTGGTGTTTCCTATTATTATTCTAAACAACTGgcactttattttcaaatatgtacCATAAATCTTAGACTGCTTAATATCTGATGCCAATATATTATTTCTCTTACAAAACTAATTTCATAGGGAATGGGGATTATTTCCCTAGAACACAGTCCATGATTCATCCAGCAGTGTCCTAGATCCTGTCGTTTTCTTGATGAGTACatgaagaagcaggaaaatatggcTTCTCTTGCCAATTTTCTTCAGAAaacattgttttcagttttagctGCATTTTAAAAGATTCCCCATATACCTTCACAGTGCTCCAAAAGTTGCCTGTAGACAGTTCCTATTCACAACAGTGGGTTGTCATGACTTTGTCTAAGACCTTCCTCTTGCTTGGGAAGCATAGTCTGTCCATGAATGAAACGTGTGACAAATATTGGGAATCCAATATTTCAGAAGTTATGGAGTTTTGACTGAGCAAGGGATAGAGATCACTGGATTAAACACCCCATATTTCTAGCCATTAACTGGAACAACTTGTAGGTgtgctttttataattttttcaaggACTGCTAGCATGCAAGAAGACTGATAATTAACAGCAATAACTTGTTTAGTTTTgtacattttactgtttttttttttttccccttcactgTCTTACTTGCTCCCTCTCCTACATGTTCTCTTTTTCCTTGGATCAGTTCCAAAACATACCACTTACACTAAAGTTCTtggtttgatttgattttctgAGAACTCTTATTAAGATGCCCTTATGCTATAAGCTCCCATTTGTAGATTGAGACTATCATAAGATACCTTTTGATATTAATTCTCTACTCTAAATAACAGTATAAGCGATTGGCATGACTATCACAAAGAGGGAGACAAACCACTCCAGTAAGAGGAGAGACAAATTTACTAAGATTATTGATGCTCACGTGGTGGTAGTTGTGGTGGTGTATATGCTATCAAGCCCTAGAGGCCCTGGAAAGGGAGGTCTGACATGAAAAGGAGACTAAGGAATATGTAGTTGAATTTCAGTGTCTTGACTTTTTTTCACTAATTTGTAAGTCCTTTCGAGCTGTGAGGATACTAGGAGAAAAGACACTGTTAACATGTCCTTCATCACAGTGTTTTATCAATCTAATATATTACATTTCAAAACTTTTCAAAGTATCTCCTAATGATATTTTAGCAAAAATATAAGTGCATCATGAGTTGTAACACTACATAAACAGAGAATGCGCACTTTTCAAGGACATTATGAACTATGCCATTAAATGACAACTCTGAAAAGTTGAATTGTTGCTTACACAACAAAAGAACTATATTTGTGCAGTTAAGTAAAACCAAATAATAGAAGATTGCTATATTGATACATAATCTCCTTCTGCAGGATGATTTGTATATTTTGATCACTGATCAGAGATGAGCTTGCTTTTTATAACTTGGGTGCTCAAGGATGTCAGAttcacacacacctgcacatatCTTCTCACATTTACAAGAGTCATAATGATACTAAGTGCTTTAAGACTGAATTAAAATTATGGCAAATAGCATTTCATTGGCTGAAGTAAAATTTATTATTCAAATATCACATATGCTATGACTTCCTTTATGAggccttctttcattccttctaaAATCTAGATTAGTTGCTTCTCACATGTGAAACTAAATCCattgtttttatcttatgatagcctaaataacattaaattatatttacttttttttttttttgagacagaatctagctctgtcgcccaggttggtgtgcagtggcgctatctcggctcactgtaacctccgcctttctgggttcaagtgattctcctgcctcagccttccgagtagctgggattacaggcacccgccaccacgcccagctaatttttgtgtttttagtagaaacagggcttcaccatgttggtcaggctggtctcaaactcctgacctcgtgatctgccagcctcggcatcccaaagtgctgggattacaggtatgagccaccacatccagtctgCTCAATATTTTTATAGCATCAGTATATTGTGAACCTTTGAAATCATGAAATATATCCTTGTCACTGCTGTACATCCAAACAGTAAACTGCAGCTTGGACAACGGATATGTTTatatgaaggaagaaaaaaagtaaagaaaagggaagaaaaaaagccaaaaataaaagattaaggcAGAAGGAATGGAGGGATGTTAggaattgtgtgtttttttttttttcttttctttctttcttttttttttttttttttgagacagagtctggctctgccgcccaggctggagtgcagtgaccggatctcagctcactgcaagctccacctcccgggtttacgccattctcctgcctcagccccccgagtagctgggactacaggcgcccgccacctcgcccggtaagttttgtttttgtttttgtttttgttttgtttttttttgtattttttagtagagacggggtttcaccgtgttagccaggataggatgatctcaatctcctgacctcttgatccgcatgtctcggccttccaaaggattacaggcttgagccaccgcgcccggccagaattgtattttatttatatatatatatgtatctctctCTCCAGATTTATCTCATGTTTTCACTGCTCTTGTTTAAGGAATATATGTTCTTTAGGGGAGATCATTGTAATGTAAATATCTTACCAAAATAGCCACACCTAATACAAGGAATTTTCAGCTTAAACTTAAGTTTAAATAGGTAAATGCATGTTTTTCCTCTGACACATCACTTGCTGGATCATTTCTGGGTGTCTGGCTTCATAATGAGAATCTGAGCAACCCACATGCGAATCTCCATGGTCTTCATTCCATAGACAATGGGGTTAAGGGCAGGGGGCACAAGCAGATAGATGGTAGACAAGAGAATGTGGGCATAGACTGATACATGACCAAAACGATggctgaagaaggaaaaaaaagcaaggatATAAAACTCCAGAAAGACAATAATATGAGCTGTACAAGTGTTAAATGCTTTGAGTCGTGCCTCTTTTTGGGGAAGACGAAAAACAGTCTGAAAAATTAGAAAGTAGGAGATGAAGACAAAGATCACGTCAAAACCTAGAATTGCAAAAGACACAAAGAGCCCAAATGATTTGTTAATATGGACATCTTCTTTAGCCAGCTTGACTACAGCCATGTGTTCACAGTAAGAATGGGCAATAACCACAGAGTGGAAAAGTTGCAGCCGTTGGAGTAGAATGGATAGAATTCCAACAAGCATTGTTGTGCGGATTGCCACCATCAGCACCACCCGAAATAGAAAGAAAGGTGTGAGGAGGGATGTGTGCCTCAATGGATCACAGATGGCCACATAGCAATCAAGGCCATCACCAACAGGATGCCAGATTCCATGCCCTGCAAGGCATGAATGAAGAAGAGTTGAGTGAGGCAGACATCAAAAGCCATGGAATAAGAATCAAACCAGAAGATGGCCAACATCTTAGGAGCAATGGCTACACAGAGACCTAGGTCAGTGGCTGCCAATACTGCCAGAAAGATGTACAAGTGTTTGTGTAGACTGCGTTCTGTAGAGATAATGATTAGCAAAAAGCTGTTCCCCAGCAGGGCCACCAGGCACACGCCAAAGAAGGGAAACCCAATCCAAAATTGCACATGCTCTAGTCCAGGGATCCCAATCAGGGTCACTGTCTTTGGGTTCAAATATGACATGTTGGTGGATCCCATGAGTCTGGTAAATCTTTTACTCAACACTAATTCTGACACAGATTCAGAGAAAAATTACGAATGGGAAGGAGGAACACTTTCCTCACATTTCCTCTCAGAACACGAAAGACATGGATGGAAATGTGATCATGTGACTGAATCTTTGGGTATAAATTTAGGTTTATTTCAGAGTGGAGCTCTTGGCCTTTCCCAAAGCTAGTGTTTGTATTTGTGAATGAGGAATATGATTCAGTGTTGATCACCTAGAAATTGTAGAAATGGAAGCTATAATTCTAAGAGCATTGATTATGCTAGTCTTCAGTGTCTTCTCAAGTGGTCTCATAAACGGCAACATTAACTTTTTTGGCCATATTCGTCtccaaactccagacacatcttgGATTAGGTGGAATTCCTCTGTGACACTTGAAGTCATAACACAAATCCTCAATCCATATCCCTGTCTTAGTTGAAAGCTCAGAATCTTCCGATAGTGCATGCCTTTCCcagtcttttccattttctttagttTAAGGAGTACAATTCTTCCCATCACATCTTAGGAATTGCCTCCACATGGGGAAGTGAGAGGCTTGTTCTTCCAATAAATATTGCTTGAATTACCTGTGTGCAGGCCAATTATTCAGGTTCTTCAAAGTGATAAGTACATTCTATTCTTTTACAAGTAGTGGCTGGGCATATTTGACTCACGGAGTTAAACCTGGCCCGTGAGTTTTCAAAGTTGATGTGTAAGCAGAATGAGATGGAAGGAGATGTAAGAAGTCACAGATCTTAGAGGAGACAGAAAATTGAGAAGATAGATAAGAGGTCAATTGGATTAAAAGAAATCATAAGTTGGGATAGGAAACAGGCCACAAATCCTAGCCTGTTGTATAATCCCTATAACTTAAATTTTTTGATAATATTAATATGTCTCAGATGTAAAAGGATGGAGTTCTGTTGTTTATAATGGGGCTCAATCTATGTGCCTTTTTTACTTTGTCGATACCTGTTGTCAGTGAAAATAATTTCTGACACCTTTGAATATATTGTTTACCTTCACATGCACCCACCTTCTGATCTTCGAACAATGTGCCTGCTCTATGTCTTTGGTAACCCTCTATTTAAAGCTTAAAACAACCTTacatcctctctctttttttccttttcattaatttttctacaAGCTTAAAATCACACAACAGTTTAATTTTATCTTCCTTGTGATTGTGTCATAGCCAAATATATTGACTGAATGAGAAGCACCACTCTGAATcagatttttatacatttttttctttgaaagaaaagaaaggtgattgcttctgtaaaataatagaaaaaaattgaatggtTCATAGTTTGTATGAATACATATGTGAGCATAACTAGAAAGCCcccaatgtaataaaatataaaatgtcttaATAGCTAATGAAGAGAAGGAAATCTTGTTCTACAATCTTCTGTAGCCACACATATCAGTAGGCTGTGTCCAAGGAAATAAAGAGATATAGATTAAAACAATTcgaaattttataaaaagaaatttcccTTGATGCCCATATAAAATGATGTCAGGTGAAGAGTGGTAGATTGCCTAAAAGTGATTGTGGATAAACATAAATATGTGTTGTTGAAGTGGAACAAGTTGTTAAAGGCAGAGCCTACAGGAGCTACAAAGATAATACATCCTAGATAATTATGTTTACATTGCCTGGTGATGTAAGGATAGAGTAAGCATTAGCTCCAGGTTCACTGTAATATATGATAATGCATTcatcaaattaattttattctatgtAGTATAGTATGTTAAATGATGcaatataaatttagaaatataaaataccatCTAATGCAGGTTCTACTATTTATCTTACTATAAATGGAGGGGGGATAATATTACTTATCCCACTAAATTATTGGGAGAACTAAATAAGATTATATATGAAATTCTCAGCACAAATTTCATGGAAAAGAGTAACTATTCAATGTCTGCTAGCTAGTGCTTGTCAGAGCCTGTGATAAACTTCTCTGAGGAGGAAGACATACTACTGACTTCTTGAGGGAATGTAAAACCAGATAGAGAAATGAGAACTTTTTTTTGAATAAAGAGTTGATAAAAGTAAGAAAGTGCCACTAGAAGATGAATTTCCTAAAGCTTAATGGTTTTCTTAGTTAGATCTCTTAGACTGTATATTCATGTAAGTGGAACAAATGATCACTGTCACAATAGAAAACTGATGTCCCCATCATGTACAGACCTCGATGGAGTCAATACACTCTACTAATTTAAACTAATTTGGTCATTTCATCTGAGGAATAATCATATCCTCCTTTAAGGTTTTACTAAGTAGATGGGAAAGGTACATATATGCACAGCTTTTTTTAAGTAGAAGGGAAAAGTACGTACATGcacaccatttttttaaaaagagtttatgttaaaaatttcttctgtaaCAGCAAAGGTATGCATTTTGTACAATTTAGATTTCTATAATAATCAGATCAGAAAATGTTCATTCCTGGGcttggagggaaagagaaggagaaagaaataagaggATTTCTTAAATGGAGGTGGAGTGAAGTataagacaaaagacaaaaacacaagGTGTTAATGTCTCTGATACagagaaatttgaatttcaggagATGGAACATGAGCTGTGATCAATGTGGCAGTAGGACCAGACAACAAAGCTACCAAAAACAATAGGTTGCTCCTATCTTTGAAGTTCTCTTGACATTTAGAAACTCCTCTGCTCAAACTAcacagacagagacacacagacccaTCCCTCCATGCATACTTTTCAAACcacaaattatctttttattaaaaaattttaataaaccaATCAATGTGTATGTAACTACTTTGTATATAAAATTTGGAAGGGGATGCTGGAAACCTTATTCATACCCTGTTGTTGCTACTAATTAACCGGAGTGTGTCCATTACATTTCCTCCACATGCAATTAATAATATGGTACTAAATTACCTTTGCATCTCTTCCATCTTTAAATGACATGAATCTAGTTCATCTCTCATATTGTTTATAAAACAAACCAAGACACTGCCTGTGGgcaggggagaagagaaagaagatggcCATACCAAAGAAAGGTTTGTTGTTGAGAGGTACAGGATAAAGTTAATCTGACTCAATAATCCTCCTATTTCCTCTTAAAATTTGCTACAATGAGAAACTCTTAGCAATGAACAGGTCccaaagcaaagagaacaaactCACCCAGATAAATAGACAGCTAGTTGAAACGTGAAGACAATGGATTAAACTGCTCTTTCCTACCAGATTTTGGATTTGGAAAGATATGAATGAATAACTAAGTGTCTTTCATCATCTGCCCTTAACTGTTTATCTTCCTGGATTTTCTTAAAGTCTGAGCTGATCCCAGGATGATGATGCTGACTTTGCCCCTAGAGAGGTCATTACCTTTCTGAAACTCAACCTTACTTTGTGTCAGAAAGATATCTATTGCTTAAAAGCACATAGCAAGAAGCTGTTTCCAAGGAATAGGAACCAGGAAATATCAAATCATAGGATCATTTGAAGTGTGGGAAAAATATCTGAGAAATGGAGAATTTGTAAACTGGAAATGCCGAAGACAGTCATTTGGTCAACTTTCTGGCCTATGGCAAGGTTTATAATGTAAGGAAACAAAATAGTACCTTTTATGTTTGCAAATATAATGATACAACAGCTGCAACTCATATAGCTTACAACTACTATTACCATTAGTACCACTATTATTACcactaaaattatttgaaaccatCATAGCACTTTGCaaggtttttaaaatcacatttattaatacGATTTAGTCCAATTTGCGAATGCATCATTCTCTACTTCGGTCCATTTTTGACACCACTTTGCACCCTCTCTTTGGCAATATTTATGAAACTTTGAAGTGACCATTTATGCAACTCTACCATCAAAGTATTCTACTCAAGATCTCTAGGTGATGAGTTTCAGAGAATTTCGGGTAATACTTCAAATATAATGTTAGTTTTATAACCCCAAATTTACTGTGATATATTCCTTTGCCATTGAATCCCATTAATTGTGTGCAATATTGTTTTGATTTACTTAGCGTTTTCTTCTTTACTCTTAGATGCAGGACCTGGTGTGTCAGCTGAAATATGGTGTTACATAATCTGTAATGAATTACACTTAAGGTTGTAACTAAGGATGAACCAATTCCTTAACCTCAACCATCAGGTAACGTTTCATTTGTTAGTTCTAGGATTAAACTCGTAGGACTGTGTAAGAAACTGATGGCTGTGTGTCCCAGAACAATATATACCTTACACACTCAATATTCACTATAATTAGGAGATAGCTTTTTCTTccttactttttattgtttttttttttccccttctagaTCTATGTCTAAGCAATTTCTCCACAAATAGGCTTCAAAATTGATCACATCTGTTTTCCTTTCTACTCatctttttaaatctattctGCAAATATCTGGCCTTCTTTATTTTGTCCCTTTGTGGTACACAGCCattgttaagcatttttttcttcttctctctttatcAATTACTTCACGATTAGGGAtccatcatttttcttctgttgtgTAGCTTCAAGTATCCCTCTCTATCTGTCCCTTCCCTAAACAGATAAGTATGTTCAGTCTTGAAAAATGTCATCTATTGAAACCAAAAGAAATCTAGAGAACTATCTCACTCTTTTCACTACAGCAAAGGTTTTGAGTCTgtctttgatttcctcttttccttactTCCCATTACCAGTCTTTTCATTCTAACattacattgtttcttttttctctgttaaaTTTACTCTTCCTCACCTTATTAAGTTCACCTGTGTTTATAGTTAACAACCTATGTGGATAATATTTTTTGTCTATAGGAAAGTTAAATATTCAAAACTTGTTATACAATTAGCATCAAAACAGTACGATTTATTCTAGGAGTGCAAGGCTTATTGAATTGAAATTCCATCAGTGTAATCCaacatattaagaaaattaacaaaggaagCACTTACataatcatatcaatagatgcaaaaaaatgaaacaaatcaatGGCAGTcttgataaaaaaaatttaaaaatacacatttaatcataagaaaaataGGAGTTAAATAGGCACTTCAAAATGTAAAGGGCGTATAGGAACACTTACagttaacatcatatttaatggtaaaaGACAATGTTTGTTCTCTACGATTAAGAATAGCATAAGGATGTTTATTCTTACCACTCCAATACTATGTCATAATTGAAAACCTAACATATGCAACAaggatagaaaaatgaataaaatccatTCAGATTGGAATGGGAGATCTAGtcatctctatttgcagataatatgattgCCTACATGGAAAATATCAAGGCATCTACAAACATTCTCCTGAAACTGACTGAGTTCATCAAGTTACCAGGATAAAAGGTCaatgtacaaaataaattatattttaatatattatcaataaaatgcaaatcagattttaaagtatatttccaATAGCTAAAAAAGTAACATCTTAGATAATAACCTACAATCTATGTGTAGAATCTGTCTGTTCAAAAATACCACCCACTAAAAAAGGACctaaatacatggaaatatttaccaagcacatGGATTTAagacactacacacacacacacacacacacacacacacaatgtgtatTATCTATGAATTGACCTATAGATTTAATACAATTTAATGTATCTATATATTCTACCTAAATTATATGTACAGTGtacattatttccttttcactgaaTAGCATTTTTAGATAagcaaaaattcttattttttatacagtccaatttttttatctttttcccaacgtttatgtttttgtatttgaTTCATGATTCATTTGCTTATTCCAAAGTCATAAATAAATCCTCCACATTTTCACTTATAGCTTTATCGTTTTACCTTTCACGTGTAGATATAAACTAAATCTAGACTTGACTTTTATTTTCAGGGGTTTGAGATTAGAATCGTGGTTCATTGTGcttcatataaatatttactcAACATCAtatgttcaaaagaaaaaaaaactgttctttaCTGCATTGTGTTATAACTTTGTCCTATTCAGATAATTGTTCATACATGATCTATTTTATAGATTATACACTTTGCATTAGTCAGCTATTTTTATCTCTGCTTTAAGTCTatagtaggccaggcgtggtggcacatgcctgcaatcccagcactttgggaggccaaagcaggatgatcgcttgggcccaggagttcaagaccaacctgggcaacatggtgaaacttcatctctacaaaaaatacaaaaattagccaagtgtggtggtgtgtacctgtggttccagctacttgagtagggaggctgaggtgggaagataaccTGAGCCTGAGAAACCAATGCCTTGATGAGCCGTGACGTTGCCAccgaattccagcctgggtgacagagtgaggtctgtctcaaaaaaaaaaaagaaaaatctatagcataataataatcataatttcaAATGTAAGACTGAGGTAACTTACTATATCTAGTAGTAGAAACATTTTGATTAGTCATCTGATGACCTGAAGTTATATTATAGTGTAGGTGTGTAGCtacatataatacaaatattctctACTGAGAATACAGAATGCCTGCTTAGATAAAAGCttcataaaaaaatggaaaatattgtaATAATGTACTTGCTATTGCTAATTGATACAACTTACCTAGAGCTTTTATGGGCATACTCTGTGCAGCTTCCTGAACTTTGAGAAGTTCAGGCAAGATATTATGTACAGACAGGATATGAAAGAAACATTTGCTTGTATTTTGAAAGTCACTCTTCCTGAATTCTGGGCAATCTTACTCTCTTCTATATGCTTATACTCTTTGTTGtctgaaacattttatttcacaaaGATATTTGTAAGTGAAATAATAATCTACCACACTTGGAACATTTAGCAGAAT
Above is a genomic segment from Chlorocebus sabaeus isolate Y175 chromosome 1, mChlSab1.0.hap1, whole genome shotgun sequence containing:
- the LOC103247914 gene encoding LOW QUALITY PROTEIN: olfactory receptor 52A1-like (The sequence of the model RefSeq protein was modified relative to this genomic sequence to represent the inferred CDS: inserted 1 base in 1 codon), which codes for MGSTNMSYLNPKTVTLIGIPGLEHVQFWIGFPFFGVCLVALLGNSFLLIIISTERSLHKHLYIFLAVLAATDLGLCVAIAPKMLAIFWFDSYSMAFDVCLTQLFFIHALQGMESGILLVMAXDCYVAICDPLRHTSLLTPFFLFRVVLMVAIRTTMLVGILSILLQRLQLFHSVVIAHSYCEHMAVVKLAKEDVHINKSFGLFVSFAILGFDVIFVFISYFLIFQTVFRLPQKEARLKAFNTCTAHIIVFLEFYILAFFSFFSHRFGHVSVYAHILLSTIYLLVPPALNPIVYGMKTMEIRMWVAQILIMKPDTQK